The genomic segment cttcacgccattgttaatggagaagggttcagagagctcattgctgtatctgacccgaccttgttggttttcgtgcagttggataatcatgttgaggaactttgggggacatccgatgcgctctagtatttgccaaagccctttcctgctcacggtgtcgaaggctttggtgaggtcaacaaaggtgatgtagagtcctttgttttgttctctgcacttttcttggagctgtctgagggcaaagaccatgtcagtggttcctctgtttgcgcgaaagccgcactgtgattctgggagaatattctcagcgacactaggtattattctatttagtagaatcctagcgaagattttgcctgcaatggagagcaacgtgattcccctgtagtttgagcagtctgatttctcgcctttgtttttgtacagggtgatgatggtggcatcacgaagatcctgaggcagtttaccttggtcccaacaaagcttgaaaaactcatgcagtttggcatgcagagttttgccgccagccttccagacttctggggggattccatccatacctgctgctttgccacttttcagttgttcgattgccttatatgtctcatccagggtgggaacctcatccagctctagccttaggggctgttgagggagctggagcagggcggaatcttggactgagcggttggtactgaaaagagattggaagtgttctgaccatcggttgaggatggagatcttgtcgctgaggaggactttgccgtctgagctgcgcagcgggctttggacttggggtgaggggccgtacacagcctttagagcctcgtagaaacccctgaagtcgccaatgtccgcgctgagctgtgttcgtttggcgaggctagtccaccactcattttggatctcccggagtttgcgctgaagatggctgcatgcgcgacggaaggcttgtttcttctctggacaggacggctttgtaaggtgagcctggtgggcagctcgcttctttgccagcagctcctggatttcctggctgttttcgtcaaaccagtccttgtttttcctggaggagaagcccagtacctcttcagtggattgcagtatggtagccttcaactgatcccagagggtttcaggggacgggtccgtgaggcgggttgcaacgtcgagctttgctttgaggtttgcctggaagtttcctctcgcttcgtctgactgcagttttccaacattgaacctctttctgggggctttattgttcctgggctttggcttgaagtgaaggttgagcttgcagcgaaccagccggtggtcagtgtggcattccgcgctaggcatgaccctggtgtggagcacatcttgtttgtcactttctcgcaccaggatgtagtccaggaggtgccagtgtttggatcagggatgcaaccaggtggtcttaaggctgtccctctgctgaaaaagggtgtttgtaatgacaagccgctgttctgcgcagagctccaacaggaggcgcccattgtcgttgcacttgccgacgccatgcttgcccaggattcctggccaggtttctgagtctttgccgacacgagcgttgaagtcgcccaggatgacaaccttgtcggctgtaggggtacgttggatgaggttgcgcaggtcggtgtagaacttgttcttttctgctggttccgcctggagggttggagcatagacactgatgagggtgatgtgacgcttgttttgaagtgggagtcgcatggacatgattcggtccgagaggcctgtcggaaggttttcgagtttggaggcaatgaagctcttgaccatgaagcctacaccagataggcgtcgttcatccgaaggcttgccagaccagtagagtgtgtagcccgcgccgcgttcttggaggctgcctacatctgccaggcggacttcactgagagcggctatgtcgatgtcaagtctgaggagttcatgtgcaatgagggcagaccgactttcaggtcggtggctgtcagtcttgtctagcatggttctgatgttccagcatgctagcttgagtttgtgagcatcttttgagggggaggacgtggagggggaggacgtggagggggaggacgtggagggggaggacgttgagggggaggacgtggacctgtcctcgggcctgcgcaaaggagcttttaggtggagtgcagtgcgcgcagtactggccccaccctttacacccatggccacggcttggccacggcacataactcaagatacagcactggcatattaccaattgagatcctacttgaaggataaattaggaagcagtttgagtttgccagagggaagtaactttgaatatgtgattacagatacaatgataatcaaaagatttataacaaatatgtatattaaactgcaagaaaaggagaatgaggaaacaaatggtaaaactaaacaaaaatgggaacaggatttaaatataaagataaaaaggaaacatgggagaagttatgctctggaacgatgagaaatacaataaatacgaggttacgtatgatacaatataactggatacacaggctatacattacacctcaaaagttaaataaatgggacccaacagtatctgatagatgttttcgatgtaaaaaagaaatgggaacaacaattcatgcaatctggacatgtgaaaaagtagaaaaattttgggaagatctcaatctgatattaaataaaataacagaaaacaatataccaaagaatccagagatctttctcctaagtaacataaaaaacaaagaatttggaattgatttggaggatgcacaaaaaagatttgttaagatagctctagccgtagcaaaaaaatgtattatgtcaacctggaaattggaagataatttgaaaatacaacaatggtatatagaaatgaataaatgtattccattagaaaaaataacatatagttcaagaaataatattgaaatattcgaacaaatatgggagccttatattaaacacaatagcaaaaacctaccggggacaatcactacctaagttaacggaaggaaaaggaaatgaaaagaatggactcagtggaatttctggtgtatttttattgaatgacaacattgtctgactggtttaatgtatcctagattttataccttaaatggacgggaggggggaggtggggagggtgggaggggagggagaaaatgacattgtatatgtgtgaaaaggaaaaaatgtgtatcatggttaatgtgatttatgatgtgaaaaataaaaaattataataaataaaaaaaatatggacaggagagagggaaggtaagaattgattggggagggtttttttgggctctgtgaatgcagagctggggggaagagagagacagagctagatgAAAGGAGATGTtgggaaagatgggggggggggggctaaccTGCCTTTGAACTGTATTAGCACAGTTATCTTTCATCACCGTTCCCGCGCCCCACTGATTTTTATCTCTGGGCTCTGATTACACCTCCCCCTTTGCTGTGCTCCGATTTCCACCACGTGTCCTGCACCTGGACAATCCTCCAGGTGTTAATCCACAGCAGTGCTGGCAGTTTCACCTCACTGAGGACCAGTGACAGTAAACCCCGTTgttgcctctccttccctctaaccccaccctacccccccaaccccaaagCCCACCCCCTGGAACTGCCCGTTCGAATGAACGCTCAAGGTGTGACCCTTCCAAGCTTTGCCACAATCCCATTGCTATGCCAATAAATACATATTTTAAGCACTTCCCAGGAGACTAGTAATTCAAGAGAATTCAGGTTTCATTTTCAGCTTTATCTAGCTTATTgaatctgcagccttctgcaattGTACAGACACCATGTAGAGTTCCCAACTAAGCAAATTACTAAATACAACAAAaaaattgtggtttttttttttgcagacatTAATTATGAAGCAGAGAGGTTGGTGAAGAGAGTGCATAAGCCAATCGCTTTCACCCTTGATCACTGTTGGAAGACTAATTAAACAATTTATAATAGTGTTTTCCTTACAATTGTTCTTGGCAGTGGCATTTAGTGCTGGATTTGTTGATTTTAGTTGGATATTGGTAGGGGGTCCAATCTCAATGAGCTGGAAGGCAGATGCACCAATGCACAGTGAAAGTAGGTTGGGGTTCTCTTTGATATTCTTCCacactgaataaaaatataaaaaccgaGGAATTGGATCAAGCAGGAGACATTTTGTTATAGagatacaaaagtctgcaaatgctgcaaACTCTGCTACCGGTGGGAGTGGAGAGATGATTCATGTCTCGGGTTGAGACCCTACATCAAGACTCTCCCTTGCCTCTCATTTCGAGTGCAGTCCTTTCAATGTGGGATACGTGGtagcctgctgagatcctcctaCTTGTgcttctgccctggcccccttggcaagggcaggattccccttctcttcatctatcaaccacccccccccacccaccaagcctccacatccaacacatctttctccaccatttccgccacctactacgcgttcccaccaccagacacatcctcCTTCTCCGCCTTCCACAGAGACCGCTCCTTCTGTGACTCCCctgtcccctcctccctcccctccaatcgccaccccttggcacctacccctgtgactgcaggaaatgctccacttgcacccgcACTTCCTCTCTCTCACCATTTAGGGCCCCatatagtccttccaagtgaagtgacATTTAACTTCTGAATCTGCAGGAGCCGACTACTGCATCCGGTTCTCCCGTTGTGGAttagacacagactgggagatcactctgttgagcacctcggctctgtccgctgctAAAGTGGAGATCTCCTGGTggccaattccccaccccatagCCATgccgacgtgtctgtccatggtatcAGGCTTTCTGTGCCAATGACTGTAGGAGCTTTGAGAATGCTGGGCTCCTTCCCTAGTCTAGGCTGTGCACCAAGTTctgggcttgtatacactggaatttagatgGATGacaggggatctgattgaaacctataagattatgaagggattggacatgctagaggcaggaaacatgttcctgatgttgggggagtTCAGAACCAGTGGTCACAGTTTAAAATTAAGGGGTCGGCCATTTAGAACGGAGTTGAGGAAAAaccttttcacccagagagttgtggatctgtggaatgctctgcctcggaaggcagtggaggccaattctctggatgctttcaagaaatagTTAGAAAGAGCTGTTAAAGATCGTGGggtcaagggatatgggagaaggcagggatgggGAACTGACTGtgggtgatcagccatgatcacagtgaatggcggtGCTGGGTTGAAGGGCCACATGGcctgctcctgcacctattttctgatcttcaaaCATATTACCTGACTTCTCAATAGAAAGTGCAATATAATTTAAGTATTAGCTGATTAAATCACTGCCTGATTTTAAATCTTCGATTGTGTTCCCTAGAGTTTCGAAGAGTGAAGGTGACCTTACTCAAACGAGCACATCTTGAGGGGATTAAAAGTTAAGATGTTTTCACGACTGGGAGATTCAGGAACAAGGGTCACAGGGACAGAATAAGGGGGTTGCCAGTTAGAACTGAGGTGCATAGAAGTTCTTCCTCTCAGAGCACGGCAGGTCTTTAGAATTCATTGCCatcacactccccccccacccccccaccccaccaccgaaGGGTGGcagggaactggcacagaagaggaattGAGGTCTGCAAGGGTCAGCCATGGTTATGTTGAATGGTGGGGTCGGTTTGTGGGTTTGAGGAACCGAGTGGGCTACTTCTTGCTTCTACACATGGAACCTTCTTGTATTGGTGAGACTCATTGTAGCTGCTGCACTGGAAGACAGGCTGGAAGATCGCAGAAGTATAAACTGACGAAACAGCGATCTCTGGTCCTTGGGGCCAAACCTGCAGGTGCCCaagcagacataatacacattttgcgtgccctcttcaggcatcgaTCCCGGAAAATCTAAGCAAGGGCCAAATTTTGTTTGTCATGGTGTTAAGATGGGCACGTTTAGAAGACCCGATCCACAGGACAGTTGCGCCACTTATTCCATAATTGTGCTTTATCTCATTCCacctttacatttaaatttagacatgcaggcccttccagcccatgggccTACATTGCctaaataccctaattaacccatacattttgaaaggtggaaggaaaccggagcacccggaggaaacccacgtagacacagggagaacgtacaaactcattacagagagcgtgggatttgaacctgtgtTACTAGCGCTGTTAAAATGATGCACTAACCACCTTGCTCACCGTGGCATGATTATACTGAAATGATGTGTGATGTTCCCTGAATAGATTTATGTTTGTTGCCTAATGCCATAACATGGAATTGAATGGTATAAAgttaaaacacgatgctggagaaactcagcaggtcagtatcCTTAatacaacaaagataaagatacataacccatgtttcgggcttgagcccttcatcaagatattcaTATTAAGCCTGAAACGTGGGTTttatacctttgctgtataaaggacactgtttgacctgctgagtttctccagcatttttattacttcaaccatggtgtctgcagactttcgagtttGACTTCTTTGAATGGTATAAAACATTGTTGGGACTCACCTTGTCTTTTTGTCCAATTGCAGGGAGAAACCTCGAACTGTTCCTTGTGCTACTGGGATTGGAGCTTCACATCTCTGTCTCTTGCCCCCGACACTGCGTCTGCTACCCGTCTCCCATGACCGTCACCTGCCAGTCGCACGGCTTCACCTCCATCCCGGAAGGAATTCCGGCCAACAGCGAGAGGATATTCCTCCAAAACAACAGGATAACCCTTCTCCTGAGGAATACGTTCAGCCCTTCCACAGTCACCCTTTGGTTGTATTCCAACAACATCACCTTCATCGACCCAGAGGCTTTCCAGGGCTTCAGCCTTCTGGAGGAGCTGGACCTTGGAGACAACCGATACCTAAGGTTTCTAGATGCTGAGACCTTCAATGGGTTGGAGAGGCTACACTCTTTGCACCTCTATCGATGTGGCTTGACCTTCTTGCCCAATGGAATCTTTGAAGGTCTCCACAATTTACAATACCTTTACCTGCAGGATAACCACATCGAGTACCTTCAGGATGACCTATTCGTGGAGTTGGTTAACCTCACTCAGCTCTTTCTGCATGGGAATAAATTATTGAGTTTGTCCCAAAACACTTTCAGGGGCCTGGTTAACCTTGACCGGCTCTTGCTCCACCAGAACCGGCTTCACTGGGTCAATAAGCAAGCTTTCCATGATCTGCGCAGGCTGACAATTTTGTACTTGTTCAACAACAGTTTGAGTTTACTCCCAGGTGAATGTCTAGCAGAACTTGGCTCGCTGCAGTACCTCAGACTGAATGGGAACCCTTGGGAGTGTAGTTGTAAAGCACGGTCCTTGTGGGAATGGCTTCAGAGGTTCAGAGGATCGAGCTCCAGTGTCATCTGCGAGTCCCCCAGGGAGGTACAAGGGAAAGACCTCAAGGTCCTCTACGCCAGGATCTTCAAGAACTGCACGGCACCCGATTCACTCAACCAGATTCGGACGAGCCCCAAGCAGCATCCCCATCACTCAGGCAAGGGCAGGCTGGGCGGGGGTCCGCCATCACGGGGCACGGCGCTGGCCAAGGGCCAGAACGGCACGGGCCAGCGGGTTGGCTCAGCCAAGAACTACCTGGGAGAGGCTGCACCCAAGGAGTCAGCGGACGGGCACCTGGATGGGGCGTGGGGCGCTGACTACTTGCCGGACGCTGGCCAAAAAGGGCAGACCATCCGCCCATACCCCACCAGGCACAAGACGCGGATTAAATGCACCAGGCGCACGCGACTGGAACTCCCACCTGGGATCCAGCAGCCGTCCGGGAGGGGACTGAGACCCGGTTCCAGTCCCGGGTGGCTCATCTTCATCCTGGCTTTAGTCCTCTTTGTCCACTGAGAAACCCCACCTACATCAATacccccctcttcctcctcctcaccccaaCCCCCAGTAATGAGAAGGGCAAAAACATTCTAACACTGCCATCAATCCATAGGgaccaaaaaatatatattgaaagaaacaacaacaaaaatcgcTAACTTTTGAAGTGACAATTCTTTTACTGTGTGCTCAAGCAGAACCGTGGATTTGTTGGATGGAATTCCATTTTGGAACATTGGAGATTCTCGGAATAAGACCACCCTGTACTGAGCCACAGCACCGTGGTTCCCACTTTCCCCAGTCATCTGGAAGACACCACTTGGAAGTTGTCCttcaattaaaacaaaaacacaaccccctccgccccctcccctccagtgCTGCTTTGACGTTCCCCGGTCATACTGCGGGGGAGAGgttctcacccccccaccccctccccaccaatcgcacCGCTCCGAATCACGAGGGCGATGAACGGGGACGCAGGCAATGGTTGTCTGCAAAATTGCACCGACCCTGAAACGGAAATGACTGGATGGCGTCACTGACTTCTGAACCAGGTTACTTTGCTCCCAGATGAATTATATGCATTGTATAATCACGAAGGATGATCAAGGTCTGGAGGGCAAAGCTTGATTCATCCTGGTATTATAAACTGGTGGCCGGATAATTGTATGAAAAAATTCCCaatggaatatttttttttaaagtgtcaaCTTATCATTTGCTGAATGCACAACCCTTATATATTAAGACATCTTGATTTCTGGAAGTCTATGTTCACAGATTATATCATTACTGTTACATTTTATGCTAAGGTATTTCGTTTCGACCCTGAGAATCAGAGggcgtttttttttaaacaggatcTTTGGATTCGGATGCGAGAGGCTACGCTGAACCGGCCGCCTTTGACTTTGCCACTGCCTTGGGTTCAAACGCTGGCTGCCTGAAGCCACCGCCGAACGGTGTAACCTCCAAGGCTACAGGCCAAGAGCGGGAAAGTGGAATGGGATGGGTTAGCATTGGacacgatgggccaaatggtctcggTCTGTGCCATAAATTTCCACTATCTTGTGGAAACAACCCTGATATTCTGGATGTGGCTCTGTATGATGAAGAAACAAAATCTTctcatttattttttctgtattaaatattaaatttgtcGTACCTGAATTTACAGAATatctttaaatatatatataatatataaatatatatatatgcacgttcacatatatatatatttatatacatgtATAAAGAAAAGCTGTTTTTTTGGAAGAAATCAAGGTAATAATTGCAGTATCCCTTTTTgacaccctatccacatgattGTGGACAGAAGTGTTTCAGTGATGTTTGCACAGGTCgggagtgggatgtgagtttattgtcatatacatgagtaAAATGTACAGAGGTGccgaaattcttccttgctgcagctacacagatTTGTAAGATGCACCAACTACAAAATTATCCAAAAGTACAATATGTCAAGGCAGAAAATGAAATCGTTAATATGAAAGATCAGTAAAATTCACAGCTGCCATTAGTGCAAGAGATCAAAAAAAATGGTAATTCAGTAGTGCAGAGATCTTTCGGTGGTCCCAGAGTGGTTTATAGTTAGGGTAGtgtgggggaggttcaagagcctgatagctgttggaaagaaactgatcTTGAACTGAgcggtaaaaacacaatgccggagaaactcagcaggttaaacgttgggttttttttacagtcatgtttcgggcttgagcccttcatcaaggtatggaaaagtgtcggcaggcgtccgaatGAAAAGGTAAAAGGGGAGGCGTAGGTTGCAAAGGCAggggatgataggtggagaagggacagctggcatttttccataccttggatggcacagttggcatagcggttaacgcaatgctgttacagtggcattaatcgggaccagggttcgaatcccgtgctgtctgtaaggaattttcacattctccccatgtctacatgggttttccccaggggttctggtttcctcctatcgtTTAAAAAGTACTGGGGGGTTGAGGTGGCATAGGCTcgtgggctgttaccgtgctgtatgactaaaaaaaggctcaagcctgaaacgtcagttatatatttttatttttactatataaaggacacctcTTGACctactgtgtttctccagcatcgtgtttttacttcaaccacagactttcatgttttacttattgaatctagaggtgctggtctgcaggtttctgtgccttctgcctgaagggagcagtgagaagaggttgtgaccagggtgatggggggggggggtcctttttgatattggctgccttcttgaggcagtgcctcacttaGGTTTTGTGCATGGCAGGTCAGTGCCTGTAATGGACTTGGCTAGATTTGCCACACCCTGCAGCCTTCTTGGGCACTTAACTTTCAGTGCTGCTGAGGGCTGGAAAGAGGTGTCAGAGACCAGAGCTCAGGGTGTAAACGTCAGCCGGTTGGTGAGCCAGAAATAGAACTTCACCTCGATTAAAAAAAGCTGTGTCTGAATAATCAGTCTCCAGCACCGATCCTTCACTCAGAATATGCTGATACAACTCTGACCACAGCCGCCCCATGCAAACCTGTTTCCAGAATCCTTCCATTGAAGATGGCTCATTTAAAATAGCAGGTGCTACCC from the Narcine bancroftii isolate sNarBan1 chromosome 14, sNarBan1.hap1, whole genome shotgun sequence genome contains:
- the rtn4rl1b gene encoding reticulon-4 receptor-like 1b; protein product: MDRKGRNLELFLVLLGLELHISVSCPRHCVCYPSPMTVTCQSHGFTSIPEGIPANSERIFLQNNRITLLLRNTFSPSTVTLWLYSNNITFIDPEAFQGFSLLEELDLGDNRYLRFLDAETFNGLERLHSLHLYRCGLTFLPNGIFEGLHNLQYLYLQDNHIEYLQDDLFVELVNLTQLFLHGNKLLSLSQNTFRGLVNLDRLLLHQNRLHWVNKQAFHDLRRLTILYLFNNSLSLLPGECLAELGSLQYLRLNGNPWECSCKARSLWEWLQRFRGSSSSVICESPREVQGKDLKVLYARIFKNCTAPDSLNQIRTSPKQHPHHSGKGRLGGGPPSRGTALAKGQNGTGQRVGSAKNYLGEAAPKESADGHLDGAWGADYLPDAGQKGQTIRPYPTRHKTRIKCTRRTRLELPPGIQQPSGRGLRPGSSPGWLIFILALVLFVH